A single region of the Podospora pseudopauciseta strain CBS 411.78 chromosome 1, whole genome shotgun sequence genome encodes:
- a CDS encoding hypothetical protein (COG:Z; EggNog:ENOG503P02Y; BUSCO:EOG09264JK1): MSNWQAFQQQGHLDPDFAFREHIFAQFRQAAQRQSQAAPMTSSTATATPKYAFEARVGDTKTPKNDINALILDYLTMEGYPGAAANFSKEANLAPQQADPSIKTRQEIQHAIHSGDIETAITALNALDSDILDKNPELHFSLLRLQLVELIRQCYGGDITPALDFATQQVAPRASINEQFRVDLERAMSLLFFDHDSNLSPELKDLLSSDLRRKTATKVNEAVLVRQDQRREAAIRALVRMRAWAESSARSSKIKDLPPDIDIGLNGENAVEFQGLTETNGHEPMITT; the protein is encoded by the exons ATGTCCAACTGGCAGGCCTTTCAGCAGCAGGGGCACCTCGATCCCGATTTTGCGTTCAGAGAACACATCTTCGCCCAGTTTCGACAGGCAGCGCAGCGTCAATCGCAGGCTGCCCCCATG ACTTCATCCACGGCGACTGCTACTCCTAAATATGCATTCGAGGCGCGCGTAGGCGACACCAAGACCCCCAAAAA TGACATCAACGCTTTGATCTTGGACTACTTGACGATGGAGGGGTACCCAGGCGCCGCTGCCAACTTCTCCAAAGAGGCAAACCTGGCGCCACAGCAAGCGGACCCCTCCatcaagacaagacaagagaTCCAACATGCCATTCACAGCGGGGATATCGAGACGGCCATCACGGCCCTGAATGCCCTCGATTCTGAT ATACTGGATAAAAACCCCGAGCTTCACTTTTCATTATTGCGTCTCCAGCTTGTGGAGCTCATCAGGCAATGCTACGGCGGTGATATCACCCCCGCCTTGGATTTTGCCACACAACAGGTGGCTCCCAGGGCGTCGATAAATGAACAGTTTCGAGTTGATCTCGAAAGAGCCATGTCTCTGCTGTTCTTTGATCACGACTCGAACCTTAGTCCCGAACTGAAGGACCTGCTATCATCAGACCTACGCAGAAAGACCGCTACCAAGGTCAACGAGGCGGTCTTGGTCCGGCAAGACCAGCGCAGAGAGGCCGCTATCCGGGCTCTGGTGCGTATGCGTGCCTGGGCTGAATCATCAGCCAGATCGTCCAAGATCAAGGACCTGCCGCCTGACATCGACATTGGGCTGAATGGGGAGAACGCAGTTGAGTTTCAAGGACTCACCGAGACGAATGGACATGAACCAATGATTACGACTTGA